The Mycolicibacterium aichiense region GACGGTCTCGGCCATCGCACCGGTGATCATCGTCAGACCGACGACCCGGTCACCGGCTTTCACCGGAGCGTCGGCAGGGGCGGACCGCACGACACCCGCGACCTCAGCTCCCAGGGTGAAGGGCAGTTCCGGCTTGTACTGGTAGAGCCCGCGGGTGAGCAGGGCGTCCGGGAAGGCCACCCCGGCGGCGTGGACGTCGACCAGGATCGCGCCCTCATCGGTCGGCTCGTCGATCTCGACCAGTTGCACCGACTCGGGACCGGCCAGTTCGGTCACCCGTATCGCCCGCATCACACCTCTATCGCTCGTTCGGAATATCGATGGCCAGCAGCTCCACCTGCAGCTCGCCCCGTGGCGTCGAGTAGGTGACGGTCTCACCGGCACGCCGCCCGAACAACGCTAGACCGAGCGGGCTGTCGGAGGTCAGCGTGGTGTCCTCTTCACCGGCCGGCGTCTCCTCCAGGAAGTGGATGATCCGCATGCGCACCGGTTCGTCACCCGGGAAACGCACGGTCACCTCTGTGCCGTTGGGCAGTTGCCCTGGGGCGTCCGCGTTCCCCCCGGCGAGCAGCCAGGTCAACCGGTTGATCTGCTCGTCGATGCCGGCCAGATCCTCCGACCGTTGCAACGCGTCGGCGGCATCGCCGCGGTCACCCACGGTGTCGGCGTCGCCCTGCAGTTCGGCACGCATCTGATCTCGGCGGCTGCGCAGCTCCGCAAGTTCCTCCTCGATCCGGTCGCGTTCCTGCGCGGCGAAATTCGGCGTTCTCTCATCCTGACCCATGACCGACAACGTACCTGCGTGCCTGCCTCGGAGATGCTGTGTTCGGGGACTTTTCGTCCGGCGCGCGGTCTAGCCGGCCGCCGGGATCACCAGCACCTCGGATTGCTCGACGCGGGCAGCGACACGATCGCCCTGGGTCAACCCGGCGGCATGGGCACTCGAGCTCTGGGCGACCAGCCGGGTGCCGTCGTCAAAGGTGCAGTGGATCAACGAGATCGGGCCCAGGAATGACACCGAGGCGACGGCGGCCGGGCCGTCGGGGGCGGCGTCGATTCGCACCGACTCCGGTCGCACCAGCGCGACGCCGGCGCCCGCGGCCACCGAGCCGGTCGCCGCGGGCAGCGTGGTCCCCAGCAGGTGGACCCGCCCGTCGACGACCTGGACGTCGACCTTGTTGTTCAAGCCGACGAACTCGGCGACGAACGGGGTGGCCGGATGGGCGTACACGTCGGCGGGCGCGGCGATCTGCTCCAGCCGGCCCTGGTTCATGACGCCGACCCGATCGGCGACGGCCAGCGCTTCTTCCTGGTCGTGGGTGACGAACAGCGTCGTCGTGCCGACTTCGAGTTGTACCCGCCGGATTTCGTCGCGCAACTGCGCGCGCACCTTTGCATCGAGGGCCGACAACGGCTCGTCGAGCAGCAGCACCCGGGGCTGGATGGCCAGGGCACGCGCCAGCGCGACCCGCTGCTGCTGTCCGCCGGAGAGCTGGCTGGCGTACTTCTGCTTGTGTTCGGACAAGCCCACCAGATCAAGCATGTCGGCGGCCCTGGCGGTCCGGTCGGCTTTGTTCTTCCCGCGCAGCTTGAGCCCGAACGCGACGTTGTCGAGAACGGTCAGATGCGGAAAGAGGCTGTAAGCCTGAAACACCATGCCCATGTCCCGCTTGTTGGGCGGCACACCGGTGATGTCGTCACCGCCGACGGCGACCCGACCCGCGGTCGGCTCGTCCAACCCGGCCAGGATCCGCAGCGCGGTGGTCTTGCCGCATCCCGACGGACCGAGTAGGGCGACCATCTCACCCGGCTCCAAGTGCAGTGTCAGTCCGTCGAGCGCGTGGACGGTCCCGTTGTAAACCCTTGTCACATCCGTGAAATCGACGGCAACACCGTTTCCGGTCATCGGCTTCCTTTCCCGCCGACGACGCCGGCGTGCCGGTGACGGCGGGTCACCAGCGAGAGGATCAGCAGCAGAACGAACCCGAACACCAGTGTCGCCAGCGACGCCGCCACCGAGGTCGGCCCGTCGCTCTTGCCGATCGCGACGATCACCACCTGCAGGTTCTGGTATCCGCTCAACGACGCGATGGTGTACTCGCCCAGCACCACGGCGATGGAGATGAAGGCGGCCGACAGGATGCCCGACCAGATGTTGGGTACCACCACCCGCAGGATCGTGGTGGTCCAGCCCGCGCCGAGGGAACGTGCCGCTTCGGCAAGGGTTTTCAGGTCGATCGACGACAGGGCGCCGTCGAGGGATCGATACGCGAACGGCAACACGAGGATCACGTAGACGAACGTCAGCGTCAGCGCCGACTCTCCGAGGAGGTAGACCACCCACAGGTAGACGTTGCGCAGTCCCACCACGATCACCAGCGCGGGGATGGTCAAGGGCAGCAGGCACAGGAACTCGATCAGCCGTTTGCCCCACGGTGCGCGCAGGCGCACCCAGATCATCGTCGGCACCAGGATCACCAGCATCAGCCCGACGGTGAACACCGCCAGCAGAAGCGACACGATGATCGCCTGATACAGCATCTCGTTCTGTATCAGGTTCTTCCACGCCTGAAGCGTGCGTCCCCCGTGGATCAGGTTGCGGGTACTGAAATCCGCCATCGCATACAGCGGGAACAGGAAGAACACCCCGAACAGTGTCAGCAGCACCGCCCGCCCGACCCGATTCACTGCAGCCACCTCGACGTGCGGCGCACCAGCAGGTTGTAGGCGACCATGACCACGGCGACCACGACCACCATCTCGAGCGCCAGCGCGTAGGCGAACCCGGATTGTCCGAGCACCACCTCCGACGTCAGGGCCGAGCGGATGAGCAGCGGCAGGATCGGGCTGCCCTGACTGACCAGCGCCGCGGCGGTGGCGTAGGCGGCAAAAGCGTTGGCGAACAACAACAACGCGGATCCGAGGAACGCCGGCGTCAGCAGCGGAAAGCCCACCTCGCGCCAGTACGCCCACCGGGAGGCGCCCAGGCTGACCGCCGCCTCGCGCCACTCCGCTCGTAAGCCCTCCAGCGCCGGGGTGAAGACGATCACCATCAGCGGGATCTGGAAATAGGTGTAGACCAGGATCAGGCCGCGCAGCGAATACAGCCAGCCGTCGCCGGCCAGGTTGAGCCCGAACCGGTCGAACACCCAGACGGTCAGCACGCCGTTGAGGCCGATCGTCGCCAGGAAGGCGAATGCCAATGCCACGCCGCCGAATTGGGCGAGCACGCTGCACAGCGACAGCACCACCCGGCGCATCGGTGACGTCGGCGAACTGGTGACCACCAGCCACGCCAGCACCGCACCCAGAACCGCCCCGATCGCGGCCGTGACCGTCGAGAGCAGCACGCTCTTACCGAGCGCGGCCAGCGCGGTGCCGGAGAACAGCAATCCGATTCGCTGTAGCGAGAACACCCCGTCCAAGTAGAACGCGGACACGATCACCGTCACCGTCGGGATGATCAAGAAGACCGTCACGAACACTCCGAACGGCACCAACGGAAGTGCTTGCCGGAGAAGCTGGGCCGGCGACTGATGGCGGAGCACGCGACGCGTCAGCCCATCGCTTTGGCCCAGTTGTCGGCCAGGTATCGGGTCGCGGCGTCGGTCTGAGCCTGGGTCAGGATGACGGGCTTACCGCTGATCGGTGGCAGCTTCTCGTAGGCGGCGGTGTCGATGGTGCCGGCCTTGACCATCGCATCGGCCCGCACCGGTCGAGCACCGCCGGCCAAGTACAGATTCTGGCCTTCGTCGCTGAACAGGAACTCCTGCCATAACCGTGCGGCCGCCGGATGCGGTGCGTCTTTGTTGATCGCCTGGAAGTAATACCCGCCCAGTACCGCGTCCTGCGGCACGAACACCTTCCAGCTGGGCAGCTTCTTGGTTTCCGCGGCGTTCAGGTAGTCCCAGTCGATGACGATGGGCGTCTGACCGGACTCGATGGTCGCCGGCGTCGGGTCGACGGGCAGGAAGTTGCCCGCCTGCTTGAGCTTGGCGAAGAAGTCGACGCCGGGCGCGACATCATCGGCCGAACCACCCTGGGACAGGGCGACCATCGCCACACCGGAGAAGGCCGCGCCGGCCTGGGTCGGGTCACCGTTGAGTGCCACTTTGCCCTTGTAGTCCGGCTTCAACAGATCGTTGACGGAGCTGAGGTCGGGAACCTTGGCGGAGTCGTAACCGATCGACATGTACCCGCCGTAGTCGTTGACCAGCGAGCCGTCCGCCGCCTTCATGTCGGTCGGGATGCTGTCGAAGGTCGCGACCTTGTACGGCGCGAACATCGCCTTATTGGCCAGTGCCACCGACTGACCGAGGTCGAAGACGTCCGGTGCGGTGCTGCGGCCCTTCTGCTGATTGGCGGCGTTGATCTCGTCCTGGCTGGCCGCGTCGGGCTGAGCCGAGTTCACCTTGATGCCGTACTTGTCGCCGAACGCCTTGATGATGGCGCCATAGTTGGCCCAGTCCGGCGGCAGGGCGATCACGTTGAGCTCGCCCTCCTTCTTGGCCGCCGAGATCAGCCCGTCCATGCCGCCGAAGTCGGCCATCGACGTGGCTTGACCTGCCGCGGCGCCGTTGCCATCGCCGCCGCTCTTCTTCTCCGGTGGTGCGCAGGCGGCACCGGCGACCACGACAGCGGCCGCGACAACAGCGATCAGACGTACGTTCCTCATGACCGAACCTTCTTATGTCTTCGAAGCGATGCGGTGGCGCCGCGGCGTACGCGGTGTTTCGCGACGGTGAACGGGATCGTCACGACGGTTGTGACATTACCTGCGCGGTATCGTGCCGACGTGGCATCACGCGATCATGGCGACCCGGGCGACGCCCCCTCGGTTCCGCCGCCGCTGACCGCCGTCGTCGACGCGACCCGGCCTTCGGCGGCCGAGGAGGCTCGCAGCATCGCGGCGTCGACCAACACCGCGACACTGGCCTCCCTGACCGCCACCGGCGATCCGTGGGCCTCGTTCGTCACCTATGGGCTCCTCGACGGTCAGCCGGTGCTGTGCGTGTCCAACATGGCCGAGCATGGCCGAAACCTCGCAGGCGATCCGCGCGCCAGCCTTGCCATCGTCGCGCCCACCACGGAGACCGACCCACTGGCCAGCGGGCGGATCACGCTCGCCGGCGTCGCGGAACGTCCGACCGGGGACGAAGCCCGCGCTGCGCGCGACGCGCATCTGGCCGCCGTTGCGGCGGCGAAGTACTACGTCGACTACTCCGACTTCACGCTCTGGGTGCTGCGCGTGCACCGCGTGCGCTGGGTGGGCGGCTACGGCCGGATGGATTCGGCGACCGCGCAGGACTACGCGGCGGCCACCGCCGACCCGGTTCGCCCGCAGGCCGCCGGTGCCATCGCCCACCTCAACGCCGATCACGCCGAGTCCCTGGTGGCGATGGCGCGCGCCCTTGGCGGCTACCCCGACACCACGGCCGCGGTGTGCACCGGCGTCGACCGCTACGGCCTCGATCTGCGGGTCGACACACCGCGCGGCACCGGATACACCCGGGTCGGATTCGGCGGCCCGTTGTCCTCGGCCGACGAATTGCGCTCGGCCTCAGTGGAATTGGTGAAAAGGGCCCGCGGCGCGGGACACTAACCGCCCAGTTCGGAGACCGCGGTGTCCAGGGCCGCGGCCTGCTCGGCGAGTTCACGGTCGGAGAGTTCTTCGCCGCCGGCCTGCTCGACCAGTTCCGCGCGAGTGATCACCTGCAACGCCCCGCGATAGTCGTCGGTGTCCACCGCATCCGGCCCGACCACCTCGGTGCGGCCTTCGATGAGAACAAGTACCGCGTCGGAGTCACCGTCGAGGAGCCGGCGCACGTCGTCGGGAGTGATCATCAGGCCCCCCGTCCGGTCGTCTTCTGCAGTTCGTCGATCATTTCCGAGGCCTGTGCCTTGGTCAGCTGCTCGGGCACCTCGGCGCCGGCCTCCTGGGCCAGGGTGCTCAGATAACTGCGTTGTGGACCGGTCATCGGCTCATCGCCGGTCACCCATTCGTTCGGGTCTTTGGCGGGGTTCTCGTTGGGCGCGGTGTCGTCGCTCATCCGGCTGGACCTCCTCTGCTTGTCGCACTAGCTATGCCCATCCGAGCGCACATCTACGCGGGCAGGTTCCGGTTGACTGCCAGCGCGAGAAACGCCGCGACGGTCAGCAGAACAACCGCAAGCCGCAGCCAACCGGTGGTCGCGGGAGCGCTGATCGTCTGGTACCCGACCTGTTGTAGAACCGCCCCGTAGCTCTTGTTCAGCTCGTCGATGTTGGTGGCGGTGTAGTTCTGCCCGCCGGACAGTTCGGCGATCCGCTTCATCTGGGTGCCGTCCGACGGCACCGGGATGGTGTCGTCCTTGAGCGTCACCACCCCGTCCTCGGTGCCGAACGTGATCGTCGAGACCGGCACCCCCTGATCCTTGGCGGCACGTGCGGCGGTGAAGTCCCCGCGCGGATTGTCCGGATTGGCCGGCTTGTTCTCGCCGCCGTCGGACAGCAGCACGATGCGCGCCGGTGGTGGCGTCGCATCGCCAGCGCTGAGCACGGTGCTGACGGTCTGAATCGCCTCCAGCGAGGTGAACAGCGCCTCACCGGTGGCCGTGGAATTGTCCGGCTGCAACTTGTCCAATGCGGTCACGGTGGCCGCGTGATCGGGAGTCGGCGACACCAGCAGATTCACGTTGCCGCCGAACGACACCAGACCCAGATTCACCCCGGGGGTCAGCTGCTGGGCGAAGGTCTTGGCCGCATCTTGCGCGGCCCGCAGGCGGGTCGGGGCAACATCTTTGGCTTGCATCGACTGTGAGACGTCGATGACCAGCATCACGACCGCCCGGTTGCGGGGGATGCGGGCCTCATGGGTGGGTCCGGCAAGCGCGACGACGAGCAGCAGCAGTGCACCGATCGAGAGCGCAATGGGTAAGTGCCGCAGCCGATGTGGCCGCTTCGGCGTCAAACGTCGCAGAGCCGTCGCCTCGCCGAACTGTCGCAGACGCCGCCGTCGCTGAAGCTGTCCGAGGACGTACAAGCCGAGCAGCAATGCGGGTATCACGGCCAGCACCAGCAGGCCGGGATGCGCCAGCCCGCTCAGGGTCAACGAACCGATACCGGGCACCAACCCACTCCTGTCGTCACTGTCGGCCAGCCCCAAGAAACGGTGGCTAACGTGTCCTTTGTACCGGGGTTAGTTGAGAGGTGGTCCCGTCGGCGTGGATGCTGTGAAATCGCTGTCACTTTCGGGCTTCACAACCCCGTGGTTGTTCTGCTACCTCGTGGTCGTCGGCACCGCCGTCGCCGCCTACCTGCTGGTTCAGCGAAGCCGGCGCCGGCGGGTGCTGCGCTTCGCGAACATGGCACTGCTGGAGCAGGTCGCCGCCGGCCAGAAGCCGCGCAGATGGCGGCATCTGCCCGCGGCCCTGCTGGTGGCCGCCCTGGCGTTGCTCACCACCGCGATGGCCGGGCCGACCCATGACGTGCGGATCCCCCGGAATCGGGCCGTCGTCATGCTCGTCATCGATGTCTCCGAATCGATGTCGGCCACCGATGTTGCGCCAAGCCGGATCGAGGCGGCCCGCGAGGCCGGCAAACATTTCGCCGACATGCTCACCCCGGGTATCAATCTCGGGCTGGTGAAATTCTCGTCGGGGGCTACGCTGCTGGTCGCGCCGACGATCGACCGGGAGCAGGTCAAGCAGGCGATCGACAAGTTGGTTCCCGAGCCGCGCACCGCGACGGGCGAGGGCATTTTTACTGCGCTGCAAGCGATTGCGACCACCGGGGCGGTGATGGGCGGTGGCGACGGGCCGCCGCCGGCCCGCATCGTGCTGGAGTCCGATGGCAAGGAGACGGTGCCGCCGGACCTGGACTCTCCGCGGGGGGCATTCACCGCCGCGCAGGCCGCCAAAGAGCAGGGGGTACCGATCTCCACGATCTCGTTCGGCACGCCGGACGGCGTGGTTCAGGTCGATGGTCAGCCGATTCCGGTTCCGACCGATGACGCGTCGCTGGCCAGGATCGCCGATCTCAGTGGCGGCCAAGCCTTTCGCGCCACCAGTCTCGGCGAGCTGAATCGGGTGTACTCGACCCTCGACGAACAGATCGGCTACCAGGTGGTGCGTGGCGACGCCAGTGCGGGCTGGGTGGCACTCGGCGCCCTGGCACTGGCGTTGTCAATCGGAGCGGGAATTCTGCTGAACCGCCGGCTCCCCGCCTGACGCAATTCCCAGCAGACTCCCAGGAGCCGTCCAGCCGGTCGACGGTCCGGCATCGGACCGCCGGTACACCACCGCCCGGCCACCGTCAGCCGGGGCGTTGGCGATGCCACGCGAGTGATACGCCTCCCCTGGCGCATCGGTAGGCGCAAAAGTGCACTCGCGCAACAGGGTTCGAAGGGTGACGTTCATCTCCATGTTGGCGAACGCGGCGCCGATGCAGCGGCGGATCCCGCCGCCGAACGGAATCCAGGCGTAGTTGTCCGGCGGGTTCCCGACAAACCGGTCCGGGTCGAACACCGACGGGCCGAGGAATCGGTCGGGGTTGGCGTGCGCCATCGGGATGCTGACGATGACCACATGGCCTTCGGGAATCACCCACTCGCCGAGGCGGATTCGCTGCAACGCCCGCCGCGATGTGCCGTCGATGACCGGCCGCATCCGCTGCACCTCCCAGATCGTCGCCTGTTGCAGTTCCGTGCCACCGGCATCGGCTTCCGCGGTCAGCCGCTCCAGCAGCTGCGGGTGCCGGCGCACCCGTTCGACCAGCCAGGCCAGCGTGGTCGCGGTGGTCTCGTGCCCCGCGGTCAGCAGGGTCAACAGCTCGTCGGCGATATGCCGGTCGGGGATCGCCGAGCCGTCCTCATAGCGCGCCCGCAGCATCAGCGACAAGACGTCGGGGCGATCGTCGAACGCCGGGTCGCGACGGGCGTCGGCGATCAGCGAGTCGACGATCTCGTCGTAACGCCGGCGGTGACGCAGCATAACGCCACCGGGACTGCGGGGCCCGAAGTCACGCCGAAAGACCCTCGGCAGCAACGCAAGCCGCGATCCCACGGCCACCAGGCGGGGCAGCTGCTCGCGCAGTTCGTCGAAGGCGGCGCCCTCGGCGCCGAATACCGCGCGCAGGATCGCGTTGAGAGTGATCCGCATCATCGACGGCAACGTCTCGAATTCGACGCCCTCGGGCCAGTTCGCGACCTCGCGCAGCACTTCTTCTTCGATGATCGCCTCGTAGCTGTGCATGCGCTTGCCGTGGAACGGCGGGACCAGCAGTTTGCGTCGCTCGCGATGTTGCTCACCGTCGAGGCTGAACGTCGAGCCCGGGCCCAGCACCTCGCCGAGATTGGTGGCCCGGCCCACCAGGTCGCTGCCGGTGGTGAACAGCTCTTTGATCAAGGCGGGATCGCTGATCAATACGGTCCTGCCGAAGATCGGCAGATTCAGGGTGACCGCCGAGCCGTAACGCCGGCCGAGGTCGCCCACCACCGCCCGGCGCGCGGTGAGGAAGCGAATTCCCTGCAGCAGCCGAGGGGCGTTCGGGCCGGGCGGGAGTCGGACCGGATCGGTCGTCGCATGCGCCATGGTTCCCATCCTCCGCTTCGGTACGTCACTGTACCGGCCACGGTACGCCGATGTACCGAACGACACAACGACAGCCGGCCGGGGTCCTCCCCGTACTGTTGACCCCCGGGGGCGCGCGTATCGCCGCCCAAGAGGAGTAGTCACTGATGTCTGGCACGGACGAGCGGCTGGCCATTTCCGAGGCCGGCCAAGACAAGGGCTGGCAGCGCCGCGAAAGCGGGCGCGTCGACGTCTACCTGCGCGACCGATACCGGGTCCGAGTGATTTGGCAAGGCAACGACGTCATCAGCGGCGCGTCGTTCTTCGACGACGAAATGTACGAGGCCTACACCCGCGACCTGGCCAAAGTTCGCGCCTGGCTCAAGAAGTAGCCGGCTCAGCCGCCGCGATGCGGGCCTAGTAGGGCGCTGGCCGCGGCGACCGCCTCGTCGGTGATGTCCTTCATCCGGCCGCCGCTCTCGACCGTCACCGCGGTCAGTTCCCGCAATCCGCCGATCAGCATGATCGCCCGCTGACGGGACACCATCGGAATGCCCGCGGCCCGTAGTTCCTCGGTGTCGGACAGTGTCCGGACCATCACGATGAACGACTCGGTGACTTCCCGCTGCAACGTCCGGGCAGCCATTCCGAGGGCCGGGACGTCGCGGATCCAACTCAGCATCACCGCCGGTTCCGACTCGGCATTGGCGACCCAGGCTTCCACTGCCTGCCTGATCTGCGTTTCCCAGGGCGCTGCCGGGTCGACGGCGGCCGAGATCGTCTCCACGGCCCGGCGGTTCGTATCGGCG contains the following coding sequences:
- a CDS encoding TetR/AcrR family transcriptional regulator: MKSSASVESTAPQSDPAPSTPRQRLIDALAASITDVGYSATTVADIVRRARTSRRTFYEYFTDREACLVALLADTNRRAVETISAAVDPAAPWETQIRQAVEAWVANAESEPAVMLSWIRDVPALGMAARTLQREVTESFIVMVRTLSDTEELRAAGIPMVSRQRAIMLIGGLRELTAVTVESGGRMKDITDEAVAAASALLGPHRGG
- a CDS encoding ABC transporter substrate-binding protein gives rise to the protein MRNVRLIAVVAAAVVVAGAACAPPEKKSGGDGNGAAAGQATSMADFGGMDGLISAAKKEGELNVIALPPDWANYGAIIKAFGDKYGIKVNSAQPDAASQDEINAANQQKGRSTAPDVFDLGQSVALANKAMFAPYKVATFDSIPTDMKAADGSLVNDYGGYMSIGYDSAKVPDLSSVNDLLKPDYKGKVALNGDPTQAGAAFSGVAMVALSQGGSADDVAPGVDFFAKLKQAGNFLPVDPTPATIESGQTPIVIDWDYLNAAETKKLPSWKVFVPQDAVLGGYYFQAINKDAPHPAAARLWQEFLFSDEGQNLYLAGGARPVRADAMVKAGTIDTAAYEKLPPISGKPVILTQAQTDAATRYLADNWAKAMG
- a CDS encoding VWA domain-containing protein codes for the protein MPGIGSLTLSGLAHPGLLVLAVIPALLLGLYVLGQLQRRRRLRQFGEATALRRLTPKRPHRLRHLPIALSIGALLLLVVALAGPTHEARIPRNRAVVMLVIDVSQSMQAKDVAPTRLRAAQDAAKTFAQQLTPGVNLGLVSFGGNVNLLVSPTPDHAATVTALDKLQPDNSTATGEALFTSLEAIQTVSTVLSAGDATPPPARIVLLSDGGENKPANPDNPRGDFTAARAAKDQGVPVSTITFGTEDGVVTLKDDTIPVPSDGTQMKRIAELSGGQNYTATNIDELNKSYGAVLQQVGYQTISAPATTGWLRLAVVLLTVAAFLALAVNRNLPA
- a CDS encoding ABC transporter permease — its product is MADFSTRNLIHGGRTLQAWKNLIQNEMLYQAIIVSLLLAVFTVGLMLVILVPTMIWVRLRAPWGKRLIEFLCLLPLTIPALVIVVGLRNVYLWVVYLLGESALTLTFVYVILVLPFAYRSLDGALSSIDLKTLAEAARSLGAGWTTTILRVVVPNIWSGILSAAFISIAVVLGEYTIASLSGYQNLQVVIVAIGKSDGPTSVAASLATLVFGFVLLLILSLVTRRHRHAGVVGGKGSR
- a CDS encoding GreA/GreB family elongation factor, producing the protein MGQDERTPNFAAQERDRIEEELAELRSRRDQMRAELQGDADTVGDRGDAADALQRSEDLAGIDEQINRLTWLLAGGNADAPGQLPNGTEVTVRFPGDEPVRMRIIHFLEETPAGEEDTTLTSDSPLGLALFGRRAGETVTYSTPRGELQVELLAIDIPNER
- a CDS encoding ABC transporter permease; this encodes MLRHQSPAQLLRQALPLVPFGVFVTVFLIIPTVTVIVSAFYLDGVFSLQRIGLLFSGTALAALGKSVLLSTVTAAIGAVLGAVLAWLVVTSSPTSPMRRVVLSLCSVLAQFGGVALAFAFLATIGLNGVLTVWVFDRFGLNLAGDGWLYSLRGLILVYTYFQIPLMVIVFTPALEGLRAEWREAAVSLGASRWAYWREVGFPLLTPAFLGSALLLFANAFAAYATAAALVSQGSPILPLLIRSALTSEVVLGQSGFAYALALEMVVVVAVVMVAYNLLVRRTSRWLQ
- a CDS encoding cytochrome P450, whose product is MAHATTDPVRLPPGPNAPRLLQGIRFLTARRAVVGDLGRRYGSAVTLNLPIFGRTVLISDPALIKELFTTGSDLVGRATNLGEVLGPGSTFSLDGEQHRERRKLLVPPFHGKRMHSYEAIIEEEVLREVANWPEGVEFETLPSMMRITLNAILRAVFGAEGAAFDELREQLPRLVAVGSRLALLPRVFRRDFGPRSPGGVMLRHRRRYDEIVDSLIADARRDPAFDDRPDVLSLMLRARYEDGSAIPDRHIADELLTLLTAGHETTATTLAWLVERVRRHPQLLERLTAEADAGGTELQQATIWEVQRMRPVIDGTSRRALQRIRLGEWVIPEGHVVIVSIPMAHANPDRFLGPSVFDPDRFVGNPPDNYAWIPFGGGIRRCIGAAFANMEMNVTLRTLLRECTFAPTDAPGEAYHSRGIANAPADGGRAVVYRRSDAGPSTGWTAPGSLLGIASGGEPAVQQNSRSD
- a CDS encoding ABC transporter ATP-binding protein; amino-acid sequence: MTGNGVAVDFTDVTRVYNGTVHALDGLTLHLEPGEMVALLGPSGCGKTTALRILAGLDEPTAGRVAVGGDDITGVPPNKRDMGMVFQAYSLFPHLTVLDNVAFGLKLRGKNKADRTARAADMLDLVGLSEHKQKYASQLSGGQQQRVALARALAIQPRVLLLDEPLSALDAKVRAQLRDEIRRVQLEVGTTTLFVTHDQEEALAVADRVGVMNQGRLEQIAAPADVYAHPATPFVAEFVGLNNKVDVQVVDGRVHLLGTTLPAATGSVAAGAGVALVRPESVRIDAAPDGPAAVASVSFLGPISLIHCTFDDGTRLVAQSSSAHAAGLTQGDRVAARVEQSEVLVIPAAG
- a CDS encoding VWA domain-containing protein, producing the protein MDAVKSLSLSGFTTPWLFCYLVVVGTAVAAYLLVQRSRRRRVLRFANMALLEQVAAGQKPRRWRHLPAALLVAALALLTTAMAGPTHDVRIPRNRAVVMLVIDVSESMSATDVAPSRIEAAREAGKHFADMLTPGINLGLVKFSSGATLLVAPTIDREQVKQAIDKLVPEPRTATGEGIFTALQAIATTGAVMGGGDGPPPARIVLESDGKETVPPDLDSPRGAFTAAQAAKEQGVPISTISFGTPDGVVQVDGQPIPVPTDDASLARIADLSGGQAFRATSLGELNRVYSTLDEQIGYQVVRGDASAGWVALGALALALSIGAGILLNRRLPA
- a CDS encoding DUF3072 domain-containing protein, with protein sequence MSDDTAPNENPAKDPNEWVTGDEPMTGPQRSYLSTLAQEAGAEVPEQLTKAQASEMIDELQKTTGRGA
- a CDS encoding HugZ family protein, giving the protein MASRDHGDPGDAPSVPPPLTAVVDATRPSAAEEARSIAASTNTATLASLTATGDPWASFVTYGLLDGQPVLCVSNMAEHGRNLAGDPRASLAIVAPTTETDPLASGRITLAGVAERPTGDEARAARDAHLAAVAAAKYYVDYSDFTLWVLRVHRVRWVGGYGRMDSATAQDYAAATADPVRPQAAGAIAHLNADHAESLVAMARALGGYPDTTAAVCTGVDRYGLDLRVDTPRGTGYTRVGFGGPLSSADELRSASVELVKRARGAGH